TTggtcagaagaaaataaatgaaaacaggcTATCCACAAGAATCACTGGCACTTTCAACAAGTAACCTCAAGAGGTAGAGAGTATCACTACTAATAACTGCATAGCCAAGGGCAGAGGAAGGACAAGGCTTTTctgccagagagcagggctTCTCCCACAGGAAAGGGAGCAGAGGTGGACAGAAGGGAACCTCCCACTGATTTACAGACCTAGAAGCGGAAGAATTGCAGTACCTTTGAGATGGAATTCCAGGGACACATGGAATAACTTGATACACAGAAAGCAAGAGGAGAAAACacttgcagctttccagcctgGCTGTTAAGCTCAGGGAGCAAGCAGTGCCAGGCAGGAActggggagcaggagatggggagcagtgccagccaggagctggcgagcaggagctggggagcaggagctggagagcagggccagccaggaactggggagcaggagctggagagcagggccagccaggaactggggagcaggagatggggagcaggagatggggagcaggagagcagggccagccaggagctggggagcaggagctggggagcaggagagcagggccagccaggagctggggagcagtgccaggcaggagctggggagcaggagctggggagcaggagagcagggccaggcaggagctggggagcagtgccaggcaggagctggggagcaggagctggggagcaggagctggagagcaggagctggggagcaggagctggggagcagtgccaagcaggagctggggagcaggagctggggagcaggagctggggagcagaCCCACCGTAGGCGCTGCTGGCAATGCTGTTGGTGGGCATGGCATGTTTGCCATTCTGGGTGACCGCCCGCACCgggagctggtgctgccccagggccaccggagctgcctgctgcaggatgGTGACAGTCTGCCCAGGCACACCCTGGGCCATCTGACTGGCCACTGTCTGGATAACACGGCTGGCCGTGGGGATGGTGGCAAATGCGATCGTTGGCTTCTCGTCCATGCCTGTGGAGGAGCAGAAGAGACAAGGATCAGTCACTCCCTGGCTTAGAGGCAGGTTTTCATTCTCATCAACACTTCAGCAGGGATACGTACCCCAGGACTACAATACCTCAGCACCACAGATGGTCAGGGATGAGTATTTGAAAACACTAAGTTATTCTCTATTGCACATTTACTCTACCAATattaagaacatttttcttataGCATAAGCCacaagaagaattaaaaaaaaatcaaacccatcAATTTGACTTCTTGCCCTAAAAAGGCATCACCTCCCTTACTGGCATATCACAGCTGTGATATGGACAGCAAGCACAGCAAGTCTCTTAGCTTACTTTGCAATTTCAAACAAATTGGCCTGACTTTCAATACCACACAGCAGGAGAAGGCATTAAGATCTTAAACAATGCCTGGAGCTACAAGTCTGCAGCAGCTTGCTGTCAGGCCTGCATGGAGGTTGATTTACAAGGAAGTCTTTCCACGGTTACCAGCTTTTGCTGTGGAAGTACAGGATAAAAACGGgatggaggaaaaataaaaaaattaaaaagaagagcAGAGTTCCTGGACAGAGGTAACTGCTTGAGAGCACTAAACCACTTTTCTCACTTCCCAGGATAAGTAACAGGTCAATTCAGCAGGTATGCAAGAGATACAGGACAGCATCCTGCCAGGCAtgcaggaaaggagaggaaCCACTCTTCCAGGGACTCCATGGGTCTCAAAGGAGAGAGGACAGGAAACACAATCTCATTAGTCCTGTAGGAAAAGAAGGCTTCTCCCATTTTAACATTCTCACACAACAAGAGTGGAGTTAGATGGGACAATAAGCACTGAGCTGAAACCTGCAGGCACCCtgatgggaatggggagagaaaaggcaaggaaagcAAGGAGttcaggaaggaaaatgcagcaaGCAGGCAAAGTAGAGACTACAAAAGGATACCAGTGGGACAAGTAGGGAAAGAACAGGCAACAGCAAGAACCAGTGAATGAAAGAAGGGAGCAGGTGATAGGCAGCTGCAACTGTTAGGGCTTCAGGAACATGTATGGGACCAGACAGGAATTTCTAGAGAATGCAAGTGAAACTCAAGCAAGATAATCAGTGCTGAACTAAAAATGCCAGAGGATCTGCTGCTGCAAGAGGACAAGCTCTTTGtcatttttcccttcccttagAGAGAGGGACCATTGTCCCAGCTGCCCACATAAAAGCAGTCAGAGAAACCAGCCTTGCTGCTGGTACAACATACATTGACCTTGTAGCACTAAGACCTTCTGAAATGGGGAGCAGACAAGGTGTTGTCTAGATCACAGTAAGAGAATATTTGACTCACTAAATCCCCCAAGGCTGGAATTTCCAGCTTAGGGACAAAAAAAGGGCCTTTGTTCTAACTGGTTTTTGAAGATTGCTTTAATGGAGCACTGCCTGTACTTCCAGAAACACATGCTTTTCTCTAGGAATCCAGGCCTTCAGAAAAGAAGGGttcaaacatttatttataaagcCATGCTGGAGCAGAATTACAGTCTTTCCCATGCTTTCTCTTTTGGCTGGAAAATGCACACACTTTCATAGCCAATATACAGGCATAATATTGGTATTGGGGATAATTACAAAATCATGgagagacaggacaagagggaatggcttcaaactgaaaggtCAGGTAtagatgagatattaggaagaaattctttcctgtggaggtggtgaggccctggcacaggttacccagagaagctgtggctgcccctgcatccctggaagtgttcaaggccaggctggattgggacttggagcaacctgggatagtggaagggggattggaatgagatgatcttcaaggtaCCCTCCAATCCagatcattctgtgattctacagtAATAAGTGAATTTTGAGCACTGCATGTTTTCTCAGGCTCCAAAGTCTGTTAGTTTTGTTCCCCAGGAGACAAGGGAACACAGCTGTCCTGCTCTCTGGTGGAGACAAAAAAATGGATGAGATTTGATCTAAGTTTTACCTGGAGAAACATCTCTTAACAGCTCAGAGAAAATGTTCAAGCACTCTCCCTCTGAGCCTGCTCAAGACTTATTAGCAGAGTAGGAAGGGAGGTGAAACGCTACCTCGGTGGTCACCAGCTAAGTCCaacactgctcctgcagcttcatgagctcctcctgctgtgccctggtTTGTGAGGATGTATCCATTTGCAGAGTTTGCAGAGGAGGTCACCACTCGGACCATGGTGACAGTGGGAGCTTGTTGAACGACGTGGATTGCGTGGCACGGAGGCTGCTGAGAAGTCACTATGGATGCTGGCATGTAGGCCACTGGTTTGGCCACCAGGGTGGATGGTCGGGGAGGAACAGCCATAATCACTGGCTGGGCACTCACTGGAGATCCTGAACAGGAAAGAGAGGCACAAGAGAGACAAAAAGATCCCCATTTATTTCATCTGTGCACTTCCAGTCTACCCAGTGCTTCAGCATTGGCAGGAATGGAggtagaaacaaacaaacaaagcaacaaaaatcaaaccttCAAAAATACCAGTTTCAAACTTCTACTCCCTAACGTACAAAAACCCTGCTTGTCATATGAGCCCATTTTGGTGAATAAAACCCATAACAAACATTAAGAAAATACCCCAGACCAAGCTTTCCTTAATGAACTTTGCCTTCCAACCTCACCCTACACCCCATGTCAGCACAGCTGACAAGCAGCTACTTACCAGGCCCAGGCCACATCACCAGAGCCCGGTGTAGCCAAGCTGATCTTATCCAGATGCTGGTAAATGAGAGCAAgtgagatgtgtgctgccatgGTTACTCTGCTGTCACATCTTTACAGCCTAGCTCAAGGTTAGATCAGCAGTCTCTACACATTCTGCCCCTCATCCAAAGAGGAGCGAAAAATGGTTTGAGTTGTACTTGCACCATCAGACTCTAACAGCAAAGGGGAAGGAGAGCCCTGGATCCTCCAAAAAACCACTGCAGAAGCCTTCCTGCGGTGTCCTCAGTATAGCATGTGGGGCAAGTGAAAACCACCCTCTGGAACAAGAGCTACTCACCGGGTGCACTCTGGGAATACCGATACTCTGGAACTGAGGCTAACTTTGACCCAAAGTCGTGATCGTGTGGAATGGGTGAGCCCTCCCGTGACAGGCACTCTGGAGTCTGTAGGCCACTAGAGTGAGGGGACAGCAGGCCAGGGTGAGTAGGGGAGGCAGGAGCACTCCTGAAACACCAAAACACAGTGTTGGCATGTGCAAATGCATTTTGACCACAAGACAGCAGCAGACATCCAGAGTTATGTCCAGTACAGGATTCTCTGGGAAGGACAGCCTTTCCTCCACACCACCGACTGCAGTCCTGCTGGGAAGAGCTGAAAGGTACCCCACGAACACTCCAGCTTCAAATACTGTTGTGTTATTCCTTGCTGAAGGAAACTGGACCCTTCAGAGTAGGGTTAACATTTCATTGTTAGACCCAGTGCTGACAGAGAATCCCCAAATGCTGCATGCTCAGATCAGTTTTATAACTTCAAGTCATTCTCAAAGAACCTATGTCAGAGTTtgagagggacagggagaagaagaaagatgcAAGTAGAGGCAAGTGTCTGGCCCTGCATATGCTTACAGAGAAGTTGcttccccttctccctgttGCCTTCCTTCCCAGCTACCCTACCAGGTAGCTGGTCCCAAACATGTGAGGAATTGTACATTTCTTTAataacaaaccagaaaaaaaatccgaAAATTCTCCTCCTGTTTCCCCCACattttaacagagaaaataGGAGGTGTGGGAGGAACGTTTCATGAAACTGCTCCAGCTAGTGCTGAATTCCAAGTCTTCTCCTCACAGCTACAATGACAGCTACAGCTTGTCATTGCACAAGGCAGTGAAGTTGACtggagcagccacagagaaCTCCTGTTGCTTCACTGCTGACAACCACCATCGACCTGATCTTCCCTGTAGGAGAGTGTTTTAAATACCACAGGACTTATTCCCACTATGATCTAATCCACATCTAAACACAGCTTTCCTGAAATCAGAGATTGGCATCTGAAACCACTCACTCCAGTGATaactgcttttctgttttctttgaaatgatGCCAAAACAGATACATTATTTGATGCATTTTTGCAGTTtgattctggattttttttctttgttaaacaCTTAAGAAGTCAGAACAATTTTCAGATTATGCCTCAGGACTAACTATATCACCTCTCAAACTATAAACAGAAGCAAAGTTTACTCACTGTACTTCAGGAGAAgttttagtttcttttctttgtaatgAGTTTGGCAGAGAGATGAGAGGAAATTGAAGTTACCTGGAGGAGAGAGGCCCAAAAGGTGTTCGGAAGCAGGACACTcctctttgccttctctttcTAAATGCTTGTTCTACAAGTTTGGCTTCAGAGGCAGGGTCAATTCGCCAAAAGGAGCCCTTTCCAGGCTCCTCTTGGGAGCGTGGGACTTTAATAAAGTAACGGTTCAAGGAGAGGTTGTGCCGAATGGAAttctgcaggaagcagaggaaTGAGGTGATTATTTTGCCATGAAGAAATATGTAACGAAGACAAATGGATTGCACCACACagcttggaaaaataaatccagtgCCAGAATCAGTGTTGAAGGTAGAAACAAGGCACTCAACTCACACAGCTCCAAAAtcacagaagaagaaaacctgGGGGAAAGTATCAAGCTGAAAGATGGGTTTGCTTGGCACTAACCATTACTTAAATACATCtggagccaggcagagcagtgACTTCTCTGTGGAAAGCCATGAAAGCAGAGCTTTTGCTGAGGCAGGGGGAAATCACCGTAAACCACATCAGAACTCTCTCAAAAGTCAGGCTTTATTCTCAGCAAGTGGAAAAAGTTGCCTGAGCCTGTGCTAACTGCTCACCTGCCAAATGATTACCAGGGTGCCCAAACATGCCCTAGAGGACACTGCATCTCACAGTAATCACAATGCAAGGCAGCCAACATGCCCTCAGCCAGCTCTGGGAGGAATCCATGAGCTCTGTGGCACTCGGCAGCTCTCTAGATGATGACAAGACTGTTTATCCTTTCCATTGCAGCAGCCCATCTCTTACAGGGTGTAATGCTGCCTTTtgggctggggaagggctcAGAAAGCCTCCATGTGCATTAACTCATCCCTCTTCCACtctcaaacaaaacaaaagcttttctaGCAGGTTCGCACAATCTCTTCACTGGTGAAGCCTTACAATGCCActggaggggagagaaaaaggcaACTTCACTCCCTGCTGAAATGCAGCTCTCTGAAGCAGGATGCAGCAACTGGTTCACAAAGCACAACTCTGCCGAGCAGGTTAGGGCAGGAAGTGAATTCCACAATTAATTAGAACTGCAGGGAAAAGCCAGGGAggcagaaatgtatttattccAACTGCACTCAAAGTGCACCAAGCAGTACTGCTCCTGCCAGTTGCACACAGTGAAATCAGCAGCTGTGAGAGCCTTTGCAGCTGTATTAATGTATTACATTCAAATGCCGACACCCATGGCAGAGGTGTGATGCCAAGAAAAAGTCTGAAAGCAGGTGGAGTTGAGGTTCCTGATACTTTGGAAGCAGCTCTCAAATGAACACTGAAGTTTGATTTAGCATGTGTTAACAATATCCAAAGTCTCCTCTGAAGCTGGTCAGGTTTCCTTGAGTACCACAAGGAGTGCATGGACTCCTAGTTTTCCAAGTTCCCACTCAAGTTCAGAACTTGCAAACTGTGACTTAGGCAATGCAGCTGATacactgggaaaacaaaacatctgtAATGATTTAAGGGGCTATGATTAAAAATTGGAGCCTCAGTTTTAGGCTGGATATTCTCTGCTTGAAGAAATCATGCCAAAGATGAGGTGAAGGATTAAGCAAGTATCTGGGCAGAGGAGTGAATGATAGCCAGGATGtagggaaataaaatacaaaatgaaagaCACGTGACTACAGCATTAAAAGAGGAAGCAGAGAGCCCAACAGTAACATACTACATTGCCTTACAAAGtattcaaaaaaacccctaaactaATCACCAAGAAACAAACTAGTCAGCTTGTGCTAAACAAATTCACTCTGGGAACAGTCAAAGCAGCTCTATTCCCAGTGCCCCAAATCTTtaataaatgcatttcaaagCAGATAAGCCATGTCAAAGTAGTTTAAAAACTTGTCAGTGTCAAGAACTCACCTGCCAGCCTTTGTCAGCAGTCCTGTAATATGGATAATGCTTGGTAATGTGGGCATAGATCCCACTTAGTGTTAATTGCCTGTCCTGTGCTGAAGATATAGCCTGCACAATGAGCTGAGCATAAGAATAGGGTGGCTTGGATTCATCCTAagcatgaaaaacaaacaaacaaacaaacaaacaaaaatttagtCACTAACAAAGAATTCCTACACTGCAGTGTAGCACAACCCAAACTTAAAAAGCACACTGGACTGTAATTTTCACTGATGccaagagagcagcagggcaacTACAAGAGCTCTCCCATCAGCTCTCCCATTGCTGTTTTATGCTGCCACCACCCCATTTAGCACAAGCATTTGTGTGCAAACACAGCTACAGATGAAAGTATCTCCTTCCATCTCCCcacaaacacacataaaaaacCTCAACTTTAATCTGATTCCATTCCCCACTGAATTTCCCACACATGCTTACACCAGAACAAGGAAGGGAGTCAAGACAGGCAATAGAATCAAGAAATAGAGTATAGGTACATTCACTGCTTTCTGTGCTCATGAATTAAAACCTTCAGTTCTGCCCAGCTACAGCTCCACTCTGTTAGAAAGGTTTCAGGCAGTATGTTATCAGCCCTCCTCCCAGCAGCAAGGCCAACATAAAACCCgatcccttcccttctctaGCAGGATTTGTTTCATTCTAGGAACTTCAATTTGTTTGTTAGATCTCCTATTTCCAACTCTTTGCATTATTCCATCAAGAACAACCCTTCTTGTCTCAAGGGAGAATTAAGTTTACAAAAACAAAGCCATCTAGTAGTGTGCTCCTCCACCCAATCCCAAATCAGGTGGTTTTGGATATAGAACTTTCAACTTTGATCTGAAGATCAGCTCaccaaaattacattttatcattctaagttattttttaatctaaattcCACTTGCTACTCTTCTCCTTTAAGGCCTACTTGACAGGCcttaatgtttgttttaaagtcTGGCTACAGACTTCTCATGACAAGGATCTGGTTtcttcccctgcttctgctttctccaactgtgttttgcaaaataccattaattaaaagaagaaaatgagatgtTGAATTTTATGTGCCTCTTCTTTATGGGATCTTGATTTATCAAATAAGCGAAAATTTATTCTTGCTTAAACACTTAAGTGAGTGATTTGAATACATTTTGGGCAGCTAGCAAGCAGAGACTACCAGTAAGCCAAGGACAGTCTGAAGGAATGACCTCAAACCTCTGGAGGACACTGTACACAGCACCCTTATGGCCAGGGTGTTCTTAAACCCCTTTTAACTCTAACCAGGACTAGCAATAAAGCCCCAGGTTTTAATAATCCTGCCAAGGAGCACTGCTGGATAAGTAATGTTTGTGTGAACCTTTGGGCTGTCCCCGCCAGATGCATCTGCCTGCTGCTCTGATGCTGCCTTTGCTGCAtactctgctgccagctgcagatCCGAGGTAATGTTGTGAACAAAACGATATCCTGAGGATCCAGCACCACGTGGACTGGCTGGGCAAGAGTTGGGAACACTGGAGAGgcaagaaaaaaccaaaaaaaactgTTGTTACTTCATTTATTACCAAGGCACACAGTTCTTAGTCTCGAAGGTACAGTAAAGCTCTCTGGTCATGGAGAAACAGAAGCAATGGCCTTACTTATCCAAACCCCAGACACACTGAGGAAGAAAGCCCACTAGAGATAAAATTAGAATTTCTACAAATCCTGACACTCCCTGCCATACACACTTCCTGCAATCACAACAGAGCAGTGTTTCAAAAGTATTAAACAACTCCTTCGTGTTTAGAGAAGCCCTTAGAACTTCAAACAACATACAGTGCATCAAGGATGAATATTTAAGTACATTAGTAGTTTGCTGACTAGTTAAGGAACAACACACCAATCTCCTTGAAACACAGATCATATTTAATCAATCCTCCCAACAGACAGTTCTACAGCATCAGAGCTGAAGCACCCAGAGCAGGGATCTGCCATGAAGGTCTCTAACACCACATCTGAGCTTCACAAGCCATACCCTGACACCACACAGCTGGAGCCAGGCGTTTCCTTGATTCACCCCACACTCATGCAGCCAGCAAAGGGGAGCTGCACTCACTGCCTACACACAGAGGTAGCCCAACATCAGCACTGGCTGGAAAAGGCACATTCAGAGTGGCAGGGCCACCACAAGATGGCATTACAGGAACGGTGACTGAGCACCACAGGCTGCGAAAGGTGATAAAACGCTACAAAAACATAAAAGGGGGCTATAATTTGCAACACCATTCAGGCACACAGAAATGAGTGCTACAAGATGAGAACTAATTAGGAAGGTTTGTCTAGGGATCACACGTCCTTGATTTGTAGGGCTGGAAGAATcaaagaatggtttggattggaagagaccttaaagatcacctagcTCCAatcccctgccacgggcagggacaccttccactggaccaggcttttccaagccccatccaacctggcctggaaggATGGGAGGAGAGGGATGAGTCTGGGAAGCTGAAGCTCCCTATTTCTCTGCCTTGTCCTGTGCTGTCCAGAATTGAGGGATTCAGTTCCAGAACAGCAGGATGCACAGCCAAATCCCAGGATTACAAATGTCTTCTAGGAGCAGAGAAACAGTaaacaagaaagcaaaccaATACACAGAAGATTTACATAGCAAAACAAGCAGTTCAAATTGTATGAAAAGATGCAAATTGAAGCTCACAGCTGGAACTAGAATTCAGTAAAACTGGCATAAACAATCCTCTTACTGGTGAAATGCCCAATAA
The Cinclus cinclus chromosome 16, bCinCin1.1, whole genome shotgun sequence DNA segment above includes these coding regions:
- the FOXK1 gene encoding forkhead box protein K1 is translated as MAEIGEDSSGARALLALRSAPCSPAAAPPPGPPPPAAPPAACTGPVLARLQGREFEFLMRQPAVTIGRNSSQGSVDVNMGHSSFISRRHLQLSFQEPHFYLRCLGKNGVFVDGAFQRRGGPALQLPPQCTFRFPSTVIKIQFTSLYHKEEVKEEASTHPLRPLYPQISPLKIHIPEPDLRSVVSPLPSPTGTISVPNSCPASPRGAGSSGYRFVHNITSDLQLAAEYAAKAASEQQADASGGDSPKDESKPPYSYAQLIVQAISSAQDRQLTLSGIYAHITKHYPYYRTADKGWQNSIRHNLSLNRYFIKVPRSQEEPGKGSFWRIDPASEAKLVEQAFRKRRQRGVSCFRTPFGPLSSRSAPASPTHPGLLSPHSSGLQTPECLSREGSPIPHDHDFGSKLASVPEYRYSQSAPGSPVSAQPVIMAVPPRPSTLVAKPVAYMPASIVTSQQPPCHAIHVVQQAPTVTMVRVVTSSANSANGYILTNQGTAGGAHEAAGAVLDLAGDHRGMDEKPTIAFATIPTASRVIQTVASQMAQGVPGQTVTILQQAAPVALGQHQLPVRAVTQNGKHAMPTNSIASSAYALTNPLQLLAAQASSSTPVVVSRVCEPGTEETAAASSSEPEVKRPRIEEPSGAVPAQTGVITSTVPQGQATSE